In a genomic window of Allomeiothermus silvanus DSM 9946:
- the tnpA gene encoding IS200/IS605 family transposase encodes MPTAYKHKNTSVSLLRYHFVFVPKRRRKILVGPLAERLDILLREKTAKLGWEIIALEIMPDHVHLFISVDPDVAPNQVAHRLKGYTSHVLRREFPQLIRLPALWTRSYFVSTAGMVSSKTIEQYIAAQKTRD; translated from the coding sequence GTGCCTACGGCCTACAAACACAAGAACACCTCCGTCTCGCTGCTGCGTTACCACTTCGTTTTCGTGCCCAAGCGCCGCCGCAAGATTCTGGTAGGACCGTTGGCCGAGCGCTTGGATATTCTGCTTAGGGAGAAGACCGCTAAACTAGGCTGGGAAATCATCGCCCTGGAAATCATGCCCGACCACGTACACCTGTTCATTTCGGTAGACCCCGACGTGGCCCCTAACCAGGTCGCCCACCGCCTGAAGGGCTACACCTCGCACGTGTTGCGCCGGGAGTTTCCCCAACTCATCCGCCTTCCCGCCCTGTGGACACGGAGCTATTTCGTTTCCACGGCTGGCATGGTCAGTAGCAAAACCATCGAGCAATACATCGCCGCCCAGAAGACGAGGGACTGA
- a CDS encoding phage tail protein — MAGEEIPLVPVALYQAWLPELAPPWLQGPRGHALLAGWGQALDQHASLLTTAILARFVQQAPEDALNLLGAERGLGRYPEEALGTWRDRVLGAWEFWRWSGTEFGMRTALAQLGYDAAVVPVWTYDATRWSEFDVYIYPMTRSYDGSTAERNRILGVINQVKAAHTRLAKLTYVSFGPLTWDPPGLTWDAPAVWGDTPVQLFP, encoded by the coding sequence ATGGCAGGAGAGGAGATTCCACTGGTGCCGGTCGCCCTGTACCAGGCCTGGCTGCCGGAGCTGGCCCCACCCTGGTTGCAGGGGCCTCGCGGGCATGCCCTACTGGCTGGCTGGGGCCAGGCGCTCGACCAGCACGCATCCCTGCTAACGACCGCGATACTGGCCCGCTTTGTCCAGCAGGCCCCCGAGGATGCCCTCAACCTGCTGGGGGCCGAACGCGGCCTGGGGCGGTATCCGGAAGAGGCCCTGGGCACCTGGCGGGATCGGGTGCTGGGGGCTTGGGAATTCTGGCGCTGGTCGGGGACTGAGTTCGGGATGCGCACCGCGCTCGCCCAGCTGGGCTACGACGCGGCGGTGGTGCCGGTGTGGACCTACGACGCGACCCGCTGGAGCGAATTCGACGTGTACATATACCCCATGACCCGTAGCTACGACGGCTCAACCGCAGAGCGAAACCGAATCCTGGGCGTGATCAACCAGGTCAAAGCGGCCCACACGCGGTTGGCAAAACTCACCTATGTGAGCTTCGGTCCACTGACCTGGGATCCTCCAGGCCTCACCTGGGATGCCCCCGCAGTATGGGGCGATACCCCGGTGCAACTGTTTCCGTAG
- a CDS encoding PBECR2 nuclease fold domain-containing protein: MAWNVDADPLQPAEATDWFRRKLNLRKDEYRQLTDRARRRAFTVAGVASLDLLAEVHRSLLEALVQGTPYQAWAQNLGPTLAAAWGTTNGYRLKLVFQQNILSAYAAGRYAQLTDPEVLRARPYWMFDAVLDSATTETCRQLNGVVLPHDHPLWAKNYPPRHFACRSGIRSLTVREAQERGITENPPEVQAEAGFGLRSDPSEWGRDWARGVATSASSARWQPAFAGTPPDWRTYGRPEAIPRDRLPPDLLVPSISEVGEAGFRRALARAWGGLEVVVADPTGAGTILNARVLLEHLSREPPDDRERYYGLLPDVVANPYEIWLVPLQSDRGAVAFRKYYLKLYGDKERAFLLVVEQQRGSTWTAYTHIYSSKKRYIADRRIGFLLWGRD, encoded by the coding sequence ATGGCCTGGAATGTTGATGCTGATCCGCTCCAGCCAGCCGAGGCCACCGACTGGTTCCGGCGCAAGCTCAATCTACGCAAGGACGAATACAGACAACTGACCGACCGCGCCCGACGGCGAGCCTTCACGGTGGCTGGCGTGGCCTCCCTGGACCTTCTGGCCGAGGTACACCGCAGCCTGCTGGAAGCCCTTGTGCAGGGAACCCCCTACCAGGCCTGGGCCCAGAACCTGGGGCCGACGCTGGCGGCAGCCTGGGGGACGACCAACGGCTACCGGCTCAAACTGGTCTTCCAGCAGAACATCCTCTCGGCCTATGCGGCCGGTCGTTACGCCCAGCTCACCGACCCGGAGGTGCTGCGGGCCCGGCCATACTGGATGTTCGACGCGGTGCTGGATAGTGCGACCACCGAGACCTGCCGGCAGCTCAACGGGGTCGTCCTGCCCCACGATCACCCGCTCTGGGCAAAAAACTACCCCCCGCGCCACTTCGCTTGCAGGAGCGGGATACGCAGTCTAACCGTCCGGGAAGCCCAGGAAAGGGGGATAACGGAGAACCCGCCGGAGGTCCAGGCCGAGGCAGGATTTGGATTGCGTTCCGACCCGTCGGAGTGGGGGCGCGACTGGGCCCGGGGGGTGGCCACCAGCGCCAGCAGCGCACGCTGGCAACCGGCGTTTGCCGGCACACCGCCAGACTGGCGCACATACGGCCGGCCCGAGGCCATTCCACGGGATCGGTTGCCCCCAGACCTCCTGGTACCCTCCATCAGCGAGGTGGGTGAAGCCGGCTTCCGCCGTGCGCTGGCGCGGGCCTGGGGCGGCCTGGAGGTGGTGGTGGCCGATCCCACCGGGGCGGGAACCATTCTCAACGCCCGGGTGCTGCTGGAGCACCTTAGCCGCGAACCGCCGGATGACCGGGAGCGCTACTACGGCCTCTTGCCGGATGTGGTGGCAAACCCCTACGAGATCTGGTTGGTACCGCTACAGTCGGATCGTGGGGCGGTAGCCTTTCGCAAGTATTACCTCAAGCTCTATGGAGACAAAGAGCGGGCCTTCCTTCTGGTGGTGGAGCAGCAGCGGGGAAGCACCTGGACCGCGTATACCCACATCTACAGCAGCAAGAAACGGTATATCGCCGACCGGCGGATTGGTTTTCTGCTGTGGGGGAGGGATTGA
- a CDS encoding DUF2586 family protein, translated as MEVSPQDFGIGAVPGNGEGVHVKIGIASILPAGEIITVTSPQGARERVGGKLGEAAALAFGEGTRAVICLAANPSVPGTAGAVTHTGSGTAVLSLTGTPRDDYRLRLRITRAAPNLAAATAAFQYSLDNGNTFSAEIAVPTTGLYTLPDTGLTLNWADGSFVVGDVYTADCVAPSYTTTDLVTALNILFARTELSYRFIHVVGAGSPTTAATLNTLLEARAADPNNPRFIHALMDTADQADAALIAAYAGTTSVRVGAGARYADVVSPITGLVMKRPAAWVVAGRYSGRPVEEHPGRYASGALRTVVKLHGDESITPGLDAARFTTLRTISGGFYITRGRLFAPPGSDYEQVQNREVMDVACEVAYRAWLRWLNEQIQVSAQTGRILEREALRIEAYVEGLVRTALRGKISIDEVIDQPAAYVRIDRTENILSTRTIPYDISLVPLGYAERITGKVRFFNPQLQPVA; from the coding sequence GTGGAGGTGAGCCCCCAGGACTTCGGCATCGGCGCGGTGCCGGGCAACGGTGAGGGGGTGCACGTCAAAATTGGCATCGCCTCCATCCTGCCAGCAGGCGAGATCATAACCGTAACCAGCCCGCAGGGGGCCCGGGAGCGGGTCGGCGGCAAGCTAGGCGAGGCCGCCGCCCTGGCCTTTGGCGAGGGAACCCGGGCGGTGATCTGCCTGGCCGCCAACCCCAGCGTGCCCGGGACAGCGGGCGCTGTGACGCACACCGGCAGCGGCACGGCGGTACTGTCTCTGACCGGAACCCCCCGGGATGACTACCGCCTGCGCCTCAGAATCACCCGCGCGGCCCCGAACCTGGCTGCGGCCACGGCGGCGTTTCAATACTCGCTGGACAACGGTAACACCTTCAGCGCCGAAATCGCCGTGCCGACCACCGGCCTGTACACCCTGCCCGATACCGGCCTGACCCTCAACTGGGCCGACGGCTCCTTTGTGGTCGGTGATGTGTACACCGCGGACTGCGTTGCGCCGAGCTACACCACCACCGATCTGGTCACCGCGCTCAACATTTTGTTTGCCCGCACCGAGCTATCCTACCGCTTCATTCACGTGGTGGGGGCGGGCAGCCCGACCACCGCTGCTACGCTGAACACCCTGCTGGAGGCCCGCGCCGCCGACCCGAACAACCCCCGCTTCATCCACGCCCTGATGGACACGGCGGACCAGGCCGACGCTGCCCTGATCGCCGCGTATGCCGGCACCACCAGCGTGCGAGTGGGTGCAGGAGCCCGCTATGCCGATGTGGTGAGCCCGATCACCGGCCTGGTGATGAAGCGGCCGGCCGCATGGGTGGTCGCTGGGCGGTACAGCGGCCGCCCGGTCGAGGAACACCCCGGCCGCTACGCCAGCGGAGCGCTGCGCACGGTTGTGAAACTCCACGGCGATGAGTCCATCACCCCCGGGCTGGACGCCGCCCGGTTCACCACGCTGCGCACCATCAGCGGGGGATTTTACATCACCCGGGGCCGCCTGTTTGCCCCGCCCGGTTCGGACTATGAACAGGTGCAGAACCGCGAGGTGATGGATGTGGCCTGTGAGGTTGCCTACCGGGCCTGGCTGCGCTGGCTAAATGAGCAGATCCAGGTCTCCGCGCAGACCGGGCGCATCCTGGAGCGGGAGGCCCTGCGGATTGAGGCCTATGTGGAGGGGTTGGTGCGCACCGCGCTGCGGGGCAAAATTTCCATTGACGAGGTCATCGACCAGCCCGCTGCCTACGTCCGCATTGACCGCACCGAGAATATCCTGTCCACCAGGACCATCCCCTACGACATCAGTCTGGTGCCACTGGGCTATGCTGAGCGGATCACCGGCAAGGTGCGCTTCTTCAACCCACAGCTCCAGCCAGTGGCCTAG
- a CDS encoding RNA-guided endonuclease InsQ/TnpB family protein → MLLRKVYRFRMEPTQAQAEALLRMAGARRFVWNWGLARRKEAYAATGKGLTYNGQATELTALKKRPEMAWLREADSQLLQQALQDLDRAFKAFFERRAGFPRFKTRKKDPPRFRIPQRVRVEEGKVYLPKVGGVKIRQSQPIDCVIKGATFKRDTEGHWHVTLTAEFEMPDVPLPPVNPEHVVGIDLGLKDFAVLSDGTRIAPPKFYRKAERKLRRAQRELSRKQKGSKNREKARHRLNRVHAKVRNQRQDWLHKLTTGLVQKYDGLCIEDLNLKGMAKTKLSKSVLDAAPGEFRRQLEYKAVWYRKHLVVIDRYFPSSKLCRECGTIHTALTLSDRVWTCECGAVHDRDLNAALNIRAEGIRAIPVAVGHPETLNAWGEGVRPTQRRQSSSNQESHVL, encoded by the coding sequence ATGCTGCTCCGCAAGGTCTACCGCTTCCGCATGGAACCCACCCAAGCCCAAGCTGAGGCTTTGCTGCGTATGGCCGGAGCTCGGCGGTTCGTGTGGAACTGGGGCCTTGCACGGCGCAAGGAGGCGTATGCCGCCACCGGGAAGGGGTTGACCTACAACGGGCAGGCCACCGAACTCACCGCCCTGAAGAAGCGGCCTGAGATGGCCTGGCTCAGAGAAGCGGATAGCCAACTCTTGCAACAAGCCCTCCAAGACCTCGACCGGGCGTTCAAGGCGTTTTTCGAGCGACGGGCCGGGTTCCCCCGGTTCAAGACCCGAAAGAAGGACCCGCCCCGCTTCCGCATTCCCCAGCGCGTCCGGGTGGAGGAAGGCAAGGTTTACCTCCCCAAGGTCGGTGGGGTGAAGATTCGCCAGAGCCAGCCGATTGATTGCGTCATCAAAGGCGCAACATTCAAACGCGACACCGAAGGGCACTGGCACGTCACCCTGACCGCCGAGTTCGAGATGCCCGACGTACCCCTGCCCCCCGTAAACCCTGAGCATGTGGTGGGGATTGACCTCGGCTTGAAAGACTTCGCAGTGCTTTCCGACGGTACAAGAATAGCTCCACCCAAGTTCTACCGCAAAGCAGAGCGCAAGCTTCGCAGGGCGCAAAGGGAGCTTTCCCGCAAGCAGAAGGGTAGCAAGAACCGGGAAAAGGCCAGGCATCGGCTGAACAGGGTCCACGCCAAGGTTCGCAACCAGCGGCAGGACTGGCTGCACAAGCTGACCACCGGACTCGTCCAGAAGTACGACGGGCTGTGCATCGAGGACCTGAACCTGAAAGGGATGGCGAAAACCAAGCTGTCCAAGTCGGTTCTAGATGCGGCCCCGGGTGAGTTTCGGCGGCAGTTGGAGTACAAGGCGGTCTGGTATCGCAAACATCTCGTCGTGATTGACCGATACTTCCCCAGCAGCAAGCTTTGTCGGGAGTGCGGGACAATCCACACCGCCCTCACCCTCTCGGACAGGGTTTGGACCTGTGAGTGCGGGGCGGTGCACGACCGAGACCTGAACGCGGCCCTGAACATCCGGGCCGAAGGGATACGAGCTATCCCCGTCGCCGTGGGGCACCCGGAGACGCTAAACGCTTGGGGAGAGGGTGTAAGACCTACACAACGTAGGCAGTCCTCGTCGAACCAAGAATCCCACGTGCTTTAG
- a CDS encoding baseplate J/gp47 family protein: MPNLSQLLQPRSRDAVLADLISILQTRGYPPTDWVEGSVQRTLIELVAAGLADLEALRLEIAKGGFLDLASGDYLDLLARSAYALERKQATFARQTFRLTAAPGFGPYSIQPAQLWAGNAAGLRFNNTAGGTLPLGGTLDLEFKAESPGAAYNLPLNTGTLLFTPLPGVTVSNIGVVEAAIDRETDAAFRTRCRLRWAEIGLGATRAAYESWALASTPSITKVRILDNNPRGQGTVDVVVWGEGGLGAGAVAQVNSYIQQRKPLTSNVEVYAATQVSIGVTATIRLRAGFLAAVQAAVASRLADFQRGLAIGATVYRSALIEALFVPNVVDVALSAPAADTSLGPTQVATFTLTPTWLEV, translated from the coding sequence GTGCCTAACCTCAGCCAGCTGTTGCAGCCACGGAGCCGTGACGCAGTCCTGGCCGACCTGATCAGCATTTTGCAGACCAGGGGCTACCCTCCCACCGACTGGGTTGAGGGCAGTGTGCAGCGCACCCTGATCGAACTGGTTGCGGCAGGCTTGGCCGACCTGGAGGCTTTGCGATTGGAGATTGCCAAGGGCGGGTTTCTGGATCTAGCCAGCGGGGACTACCTCGACCTACTGGCCCGGAGCGCCTACGCCCTCGAGCGCAAGCAGGCCACCTTTGCCCGCCAGACCTTCCGCCTCACCGCCGCGCCAGGCTTTGGGCCCTACAGCATCCAGCCAGCCCAGCTTTGGGCGGGAAATGCCGCCGGCCTGCGCTTCAATAACACAGCCGGTGGTACGCTCCCGCTGGGGGGCACCCTCGACCTGGAGTTCAAGGCCGAGAGCCCGGGGGCGGCCTACAACCTGCCACTGAACACCGGCACGCTGCTGTTCACGCCCTTACCGGGGGTCACGGTCAGCAACATCGGCGTTGTGGAAGCGGCCATCGATCGGGAAACCGACGCGGCCTTCCGGACCCGCTGCCGGCTGCGCTGGGCCGAGATCGGCCTAGGGGCAACCCGGGCCGCCTACGAAAGCTGGGCGCTGGCCAGCACCCCCAGCATTACCAAGGTGCGCATTCTAGATAACAACCCCCGCGGACAGGGAACGGTGGATGTGGTGGTCTGGGGGGAAGGGGGCCTTGGGGCGGGCGCGGTGGCGCAAGTCAACAGCTATATCCAGCAACGCAAACCCCTGACCAGCAACGTCGAGGTGTATGCCGCCACCCAGGTCAGTATCGGGGTGACGGCCACCATTCGTCTGCGAGCCGGATTCCTGGCGGCCGTGCAGGCTGCGGTTGCCAGCCGCCTGGCGGACTTCCAGCGCGGCCTGGCGATCGGGGCCACGGTGTACCGGTCGGCGCTGATTGAAGCTTTGTTTGTTCCAAACGTCGTCGATGTGGCCCTGTCGGCTCCGGCTGCGGATACCAGCCTGGGTCCCACGCAGGTGGCCACCTTTACCCTGACCCCGACCTGGCTGGAGGTGTAG
- a CDS encoding phage virion morphogenesis protein, whose protein sequence is MAAVSVSGSFGDLDGLIRRLGRMAQPAFAAGLAKSLGQAALNQIDESFAGQRDPWDRPWKPSIRAETTGGQTLRQSARLQRSMTSQTALTTGPAGFEVGTNVQYAAAHQYGATIRPRKAKALRFKLGKRFVQTNRVEVPPRPFIPEPVLSPRWERALEAAAGAYLDRGLA, encoded by the coding sequence GTGGCGGCCGTGAGCGTCTCGGGCTCGTTTGGTGATCTCGATGGCCTGATCCGCCGGCTGGGCCGAATGGCCCAGCCAGCCTTCGCTGCGGGCCTGGCCAAGAGCCTGGGGCAGGCCGCCCTGAACCAAATTGACGAATCTTTTGCGGGGCAGCGCGACCCCTGGGATCGGCCCTGGAAACCCTCCATCCGGGCCGAGACCACCGGTGGCCAGACCCTGCGCCAGAGCGCCCGGCTGCAGCGCAGCATGACCTCGCAGACCGCCCTGACCACCGGCCCTGCCGGATTCGAGGTGGGCACCAACGTCCAGTACGCTGCGGCCCACCAGTACGGAGCCACCATCAGACCCCGGAAGGCCAAGGCGCTCAGGTTCAAGCTGGGAAAGCGCTTCGTGCAAACCAACCGGGTGGAGGTTCCTCCCCGGCCCTTCATTCCGGAGCCTGTGCTATCCCCCCGCTGGGAACGGGCGCTCGAGGCGGCGGCGGGGGCGTACCTCGACCGAGGGTTGGCCTGA